From one Geoalkalibacter halelectricus genomic stretch:
- a CDS encoding alpha/beta fold hydrolase, with the protein MHAKINDIQLAYTDEGNGPALVLIHGFPLCRTMWQPQVVALSAAGFRVVAPDLRGFGESEAPRSGYSMDRFADDIVELMTYLGIGRAVVGGMSMGGYVLLNLLERHSRRVAGAAFLLTRCNADDAAGKARRAELAQLVRQGKRSAVEGAFADILFAPSTSAEQPQLVDTVRSWMRKTSDAGLIGALEAMAARPDYCDRLGEFSTPALVMGGAEDRIVPQETIAPFAAALPNSSSCIIPKAGHMANLEQPQAFNTCLMDFMRLCSQAFDAPRNDSGNA; encoded by the coding sequence ATGCACGCAAAAATCAACGACATCCAACTCGCTTACACCGACGAGGGCAACGGACCGGCGCTGGTACTTATCCACGGATTCCCCTTGTGCCGAACCATGTGGCAGCCGCAGGTGGTGGCGCTGAGTGCGGCGGGGTTTCGCGTCGTGGCGCCGGATTTGCGCGGGTTTGGTGAAAGCGAGGCGCCGCGGAGCGGGTATTCCATGGACCGCTTTGCCGACGACATCGTCGAGCTGATGACCTATCTGGGCATCGGGCGCGCGGTGGTGGGCGGGATGTCCATGGGCGGCTATGTGCTGCTCAACCTGCTGGAGCGCCATTCGCGCCGCGTTGCCGGGGCGGCGTTTCTGTTGACGCGCTGCAACGCCGACGACGCCGCGGGCAAGGCACGCCGCGCCGAATTGGCGCAGTTGGTGCGCCAAGGAAAACGCTCGGCGGTGGAAGGAGCCTTCGCCGACATCCTCTTCGCGCCTTCCACGTCCGCCGAACAGCCGCAGCTCGTCGATACGGTCAGATCCTGGATGCGGAAAACCTCGGACGCCGGCCTGATCGGCGCCCTGGAAGCCATGGCCGCGCGCCCCGATTATTGCGACAGGCTCGGTGAATTCTCCACCCCCGCTCTGGTCATGGGCGGCGCCGAGGATCGCATCGTGCCGCAAGAGACCATCGCCCCCTTCGCCGCCGCCCTTCCCAATTCAAGCAGTTGCATCATCCCTAAAGCGGGGCACATGGCCAATCTGGAACAGCCCCAGGCCTTCAACACCTGCCTGATGGACTTTATGCGGCTGTGCAGTCAGGCTTTTGACGCACCAAGAAACGACTCCGGGAACGCTTAA
- the ald gene encoding alanine dehydrogenase encodes MRIGVPTEIKTHEYRVALTPAGARTLVEEGHRVLVQAGAGLGSGIADGEYGRVGAEVVGTAAEVFAADLVVKVKEPLPGEYDLLRPGQILFTYLHLAPARELTEKLLEREVTAVAYETIELADGSLPLLQPMSEIAGRMAVQVGAHYLQKENGGRGVLLAGAPGVKPGKVLVVGAGTVGRNAVRIAAGMGADVRVMDVSPARLAWLDDHYGNRISTLMSNSQNIEDEILDADLFIGAVLVAGARAPRLVGRELVARMNPGSVIVDVAVDQGGCVETIRPTTHDDPVYEVDGVIHYGVANMPGAVSRTSTFALTNSTLPYVQKIAGQGLAGACRKDEALRKGVNTLGGVVRSKPVADSLGLAFQEYWP; translated from the coding sequence ATGCGCATAGGCGTTCCCACCGAAATCAAAACCCACGAGTACCGGGTTGCCCTGACGCCCGCCGGCGCGCGCACCCTGGTCGAGGAGGGGCACCGGGTGCTGGTGCAGGCCGGCGCCGGACTCGGCAGTGGCATCGCCGATGGCGAATATGGGCGCGTCGGCGCCGAGGTGGTGGGCACGGCCGCCGAGGTGTTCGCCGCTGATTTGGTGGTCAAGGTCAAGGAGCCCCTGCCGGGCGAATATGATCTGCTGCGCCCCGGGCAGATTCTTTTCACCTACCTGCACCTGGCGCCCGCTCGGGAGTTGACCGAAAAGCTGCTTGAGCGCGAGGTCACCGCGGTCGCCTATGAGACCATCGAGCTGGCCGACGGCAGTCTGCCCTTGCTCCAGCCCATGAGCGAGATCGCCGGGCGCATGGCGGTCCAGGTTGGGGCCCATTACCTGCAAAAGGAAAACGGCGGGCGCGGCGTGCTGCTGGCCGGAGCGCCCGGAGTCAAGCCCGGCAAGGTGCTGGTGGTAGGCGCCGGCACCGTGGGCCGCAACGCGGTGCGCATCGCCGCCGGCATGGGCGCCGACGTGCGCGTGATGGATGTCAGTCCGGCGCGCCTGGCCTGGCTCGACGATCACTACGGCAACCGCATCAGCACGCTCATGTCCAATTCGCAGAACATCGAGGACGAAATCCTCGATGCCGACCTGTTCATCGGCGCGGTGCTGGTCGCCGGGGCGCGGGCGCCGCGGTTGGTCGGGCGCGAACTGGTGGCGCGCATGAATCCGGGCAGCGTCATCGTCGATGTGGCCGTCGATCAGGGCGGCTGCGTCGAAACCATTCGCCCCACCACCCACGATGATCCGGTCTACGAAGTCGACGGGGTGATCCACTACGGGGTGGCCAACATGCCCGGCGCGGTGAGCCGCACCAGCACCTTCGCCCTCACCAACAGCACCCTGCCCTATGTGCAAAAAATCGCCGGCCAGGGCTTGGCCGGCGCCTGCCGCAAGGACGAGGCCCTGCGCAAGGGCGTCAACACCCTGGGCGGCGTGGTGCGCAGCAAGCCCGTCGCCGATTCACTGGGCCTGGCGTTTCAAGAGTATTGGCCCTGA
- a CDS encoding glycogen/starch/alpha-glucan phosphorylase, whose amino-acid sequence MPRRQLELSQPRPELTEVPPLGSDAQSLADDFRRYYVHHLGRDRYCRTPHYLYEALALTLRDRLMERMRSTRYAQQESGCRQAYYISLEYLMGRALGNAILNLGFNGEAEGALRRYGLELAELAECEADAGLGNGGLGRLAACFLDSCATLQLPVRGYGIRYHYGMFRQKFRNGEQVEEPDHWLREGNPWEIERPEFAQRVRFGGRSEVKRGADGRLNARWIDTNDVLAVPYDIPIPGYRNGTVNTLRLWSAAATDEFNLGEFNAGAYPESVAAKNDAEKITMVLYPNDASESGKELRLRQQYFLASASLQDVLQQWIGTVGIDLADFPEKNVFQLNDTHPAVCVPEFMRLLLDDHVLSWDEAWDLTTRTLAYTNHTLLPEALEKWPVRMFERLLPRLLDIIYEINARFLAEVAQRWPGDKERIRRMSIIEEGPEPMVRMAYLAIVGSFSVNGVAALHSRLLTAGLFRDFYEMWPEKFNNKTNGVTPRRWIAASNPSLTQLLRDTLGNGWVADLDQLRRLEPLVEDAAFREHWLAIKRDNKERLAELVQERCGVRFDPDALFDVQVKRIHEYKRQLLNVLHVIHLYDRIKRGDAQGLAPRCVLIGGKAAPGYAMAKRIIKLVNNVARVINNDPVVGDLLKVVFFPNYGVTAMETICPGTDLSEQISTAGKEASGTGNMKFMMNGAVTIGTLDGANIEIREEVGEENFFLFGLSAEEVVETRKHYDPAAIIAADENLGRVLQLLESGHFNQFEPGIFDPILASVTNRHDPWLTAADFGGYVQAQQQANDAFRDRDAWARMSILNTAASGKFSTDRTMREYSHDIWKLDPVEVLAKK is encoded by the coding sequence ATGCCAAGACGCCAACTCGAACTCAGCCAACCGCGCCCCGAACTGACCGAGGTTCCGCCTCTGGGCAGCGACGCACAGAGCCTGGCCGATGACTTTCGCCGCTACTACGTCCACCATCTCGGTCGCGACCGCTATTGCCGCACGCCCCATTACCTCTATGAAGCCCTGGCCCTGACCTTGCGCGATCGCCTCATGGAGCGCATGCGCAGCACCCGCTACGCCCAGCAGGAAAGCGGCTGTCGCCAGGCCTATTACATTTCCCTCGAATACCTCATGGGCCGCGCCCTGGGCAACGCCATCCTCAACCTGGGTTTCAACGGCGAAGCCGAAGGGGCGCTGCGCCGCTACGGGCTGGAGTTGGCCGAACTGGCCGAATGCGAGGCCGACGCGGGGCTGGGCAACGGCGGTCTGGGGCGGCTGGCGGCCTGCTTTCTCGACAGCTGCGCCACCTTGCAACTGCCCGTGCGCGGCTACGGCATCCGCTACCACTACGGCATGTTCCGCCAGAAATTCCGCAATGGCGAGCAGGTCGAGGAACCCGACCACTGGCTGCGCGAGGGCAACCCCTGGGAGATCGAGCGTCCCGAGTTCGCGCAGCGGGTGCGCTTCGGCGGCCGCAGCGAGGTCAAGCGCGGCGCCGACGGGCGCCTCAATGCGCGCTGGATCGACACCAACGACGTGCTGGCGGTGCCCTATGACATTCCGATTCCCGGCTACCGCAACGGCACCGTGAATACCCTGCGCCTGTGGAGCGCGGCGGCCACGGATGAATTCAACCTCGGCGAATTCAACGCCGGCGCCTACCCCGAATCGGTGGCGGCCAAGAACGACGCCGAAAAGATCACCATGGTGCTCTACCCCAACGACGCCTCGGAAAGCGGCAAGGAGCTGCGCCTGCGTCAGCAGTATTTTCTCGCCTCGGCGAGCCTGCAGGACGTGCTGCAGCAGTGGATCGGCACGGTCGGTATCGACCTCGCCGACTTTCCCGAGAAAAACGTTTTTCAGCTCAACGACACCCATCCGGCGGTCTGCGTGCCCGAATTCATGCGCCTGCTCCTCGATGACCATGTTCTGAGCTGGGACGAAGCCTGGGATCTCACTACCCGCACCCTGGCCTACACCAACCACACCCTGCTGCCCGAGGCCCTGGAGAAATGGCCGGTGCGCATGTTCGAGCGCCTGCTGCCGCGCCTGCTCGACATCATCTACGAGATCAACGCACGCTTTCTCGCCGAAGTGGCGCAGCGCTGGCCGGGCGACAAGGAGCGCATCCGGCGCATGTCCATCATCGAGGAAGGCCCCGAGCCCATGGTGCGCATGGCCTATCTGGCCATTGTCGGCAGCTTTTCGGTCAACGGCGTGGCGGCCCTGCATTCGCGCCTGCTCACCGCCGGCCTGTTTCGCGATTTCTACGAGATGTGGCCGGAAAAATTCAACAACAAGACCAACGGCGTCACTCCGCGGCGCTGGATCGCGGCGTCCAACCCGAGCCTGACCCAACTGCTGCGCGACACCCTCGGCAATGGCTGGGTGGCCGACCTCGATCAGTTGCGGCGCCTCGAACCCCTGGTCGAGGACGCCGCCTTCCGCGAGCACTGGCTGGCCATCAAGCGCGACAACAAGGAGCGCCTCGCCGAACTGGTGCAGGAGCGCTGCGGGGTACGCTTCGATCCCGACGCCCTGTTCGACGTGCAGGTCAAGCGCATCCACGAATACAAACGCCAACTGCTCAACGTGCTGCACGTCATTCACCTCTACGACCGCATCAAGCGCGGCGACGCCCAGGGATTGGCGCCGCGCTGCGTGCTCATCGGCGGCAAGGCGGCGCCGGGCTACGCCATGGCCAAGCGCATCATCAAGCTGGTCAACAACGTGGCGCGGGTGATCAACAACGACCCGGTGGTGGGCGATTTGCTCAAGGTGGTGTTCTTCCCCAACTACGGGGTTACGGCCATGGAAACCATCTGCCCCGGCACCGATCTCTCCGAGCAGATCTCCACGGCGGGCAAGGAGGCCTCGGGCACCGGCAACATGAAGTTCATGATGAACGGCGCGGTGACCATCGGCACCCTCGACGGCGCCAACATCGAGATCCGCGAGGAAGTCGGGGAGGAAAACTTCTTTCTTTTCGGCCTCAGCGCCGAGGAGGTGGTGGAAACCCGCAAACATTACGATCCGGCGGCGATCATCGCCGCGGACGAAAATCTGGGACGCGTGCTGCAACTGCTGGAAAGCGGCCATTTCAACCAGTTCGAGCCCGGCATCTTTGATCCCATCCTGGCCTCCGTCACCAACCGCCATGACCCCTGGCTGACCGCCGCCGATTTCGGCGGCTACGTCCAGGCCCAGCAGCAGGCCAACGACGCCTTTCGCGACCGCGACGCCTGGGCGCGCATGAGCATTCTCAACACCGCGGCCAGCGGAAAATTTTCCACCGACCGCACCATGCGCGAGTATAGCCATGATATCTGGAAACTCGATCCGGTCGAAGTCCTTGCCAAGAAATGA
- the nudC gene encoding NAD(+) diphosphatase, whose protein sequence is MSPLPESYASPLHLPFNATCLGDFTRQPQDADPGGEAGLWLALRGTELLLRESDQGLALPQGPCPLAPGDDTPIYLGRLRNQPLRALHLDRSTPQPAGYVFENLLTNQPRMDIAQLSLGGLAAQALHWEHNSRFCSRCGAATQALPGDGGKKCVSCGYVHYPHIHPCVIVIVRRPGEVLLIRKAIWPEGRYSLVAGFLDFGECLEEAVAREVEEETGVQVTNIRYIGSQGWPFPSQLMAGFVADYTGGEVRVQESELEDARWFPVTALPTLPPKRSIARYLIDKFCH, encoded by the coding sequence ATGTCGCCCCTGCCCGAGAGCTACGCCTCGCCCCTCCACCTGCCATTTAACGCCACCTGCCTGGGTGATTTCACCCGCCAACCCCAAGACGCCGACCCAGGCGGCGAGGCGGGCCTGTGGCTTGCCCTGCGCGGCACGGAACTGCTGCTGCGCGAATCCGACCAAGGCCTGGCCCTGCCGCAGGGCCCTTGCCCGCTTGCGCCTGGCGATGACACACCGATCTATCTCGGCCGCCTGCGCAACCAGCCGCTGCGCGCCCTGCACCTCGATCGTTCGACACCACAGCCTGCGGGATATGTGTTCGAGAATCTGCTCACCAACCAGCCGCGCATGGACATCGCCCAGTTAAGCCTCGGCGGCCTGGCCGCGCAGGCCCTGCACTGGGAACACAACAGCCGCTTCTGCTCGCGCTGCGGCGCCGCGACCCAGGCCCTGCCCGGCGATGGGGGCAAGAAATGCGTTAGCTGCGGCTATGTTCACTATCCCCACATTCACCCCTGCGTGATCGTCATTGTACGACGTCCGGGCGAAGTGCTGCTGATCCGCAAGGCCATCTGGCCGGAGGGGCGCTACAGCCTGGTGGCGGGGTTTCTTGATTTCGGCGAGTGCCTGGAAGAAGCCGTGGCGCGCGAGGTGGAGGAAGAAACGGGCGTGCAGGTCACCAACATCCGCTACATCGGCAGCCAGGGCTGGCCCTTCCCCAGCCAGCTCATGGCCGGCTTCGTCGCCGACTACACCGGTGGCGAGGTACGGGTGCAGGAATCGGAACTCGAGGACGCCCGCTGGTTCCCCGTGACCGCCCTCCCCACCCTGCCGCCCAAACGCAGCATTGCTAGATATTTGATTGATAAGTTCTGTCATTAG
- a CDS encoding ABC transporter ATP-binding protein, whose amino-acid sequence MMAEVGEDPSAAWVIEAENLEKSYGTFKAVDGLSFRVKRGECFGLLGPNGAGKTTSIRMLYGYSPMGAGRLRVFGRDLEPNLRAVKQRMGICQQEDNLDPDLSVRENLLVYARYFDLPRAEARTRADELLKFFALDHRGGANIRELSGGMKRRLMVARAIINRPDLVILDEPTTGLDPQSRHQVWQRLEDLKHRGLTILLTTHYMDEAARLCDRLIIVDRGKVLVEGAPEALIAAHVGREVIEVNRPDEPLRRFLHERRCAFEDLGARLVVYNHGSDDLFLRLTRDFCPGGCTLRQAGLEDVFLRLTGRELRE is encoded by the coding sequence ATGATGGCCGAGGTCGGGGAAGATCCCAGTGCCGCCTGGGTGATCGAAGCCGAAAACCTGGAAAAGTCCTACGGCACTTTCAAGGCCGTGGACGGGCTGTCCTTTCGCGTGAAACGCGGCGAGTGCTTTGGATTGCTCGGCCCCAACGGCGCGGGCAAGACCACCAGCATCCGCATGCTCTACGGCTACAGCCCCATGGGCGCGGGGCGCCTGCGGGTGTTCGGGCGCGACCTGGAACCGAACCTGCGCGCCGTCAAGCAGCGCATGGGCATCTGCCAACAGGAGGACAATCTCGATCCCGACCTCTCGGTGCGCGAGAACCTGCTGGTGTACGCGCGCTACTTCGATCTGCCGCGCGCCGAAGCCCGAACCCGCGCCGATGAACTGCTGAAATTCTTCGCCCTCGACCATCGTGGCGGGGCCAATATCCGGGAACTCTCCGGCGGCATGAAGCGGCGGCTGATGGTGGCGCGCGCCATCATCAACCGCCCCGATCTGGTGATTCTCGACGAACCCACCACCGGCCTCGATCCGCAGTCGCGCCACCAGGTCTGGCAGCGCCTCGAGGATCTCAAGCACCGCGGCCTGACCATCCTGCTCACCACCCATTACATGGACGAAGCCGCGCGCCTGTGCGACCGGCTGATCATCGTCGACCGCGGCAAGGTGCTGGTGGAAGGCGCCCCCGAGGCGCTCATCGCCGCCCATGTGGGTCGCGAGGTCATCGAGGTGAACCGCCCCGACGAACCCCTGCGCCGCTTTCTGCATGAGCGGCGCTGCGCCTTCGAGGATCTTGGGGCGCGGCTGGTGGTCTACAATCACGGCAGCGACGACCTTTTTCTGCGTCTCACCCGGGATTTCTGCCCGGGCGGCTGCACCCTGCGCCAGGCCGGCCTCGAGGACGTGTTTCTGCGCCTCACCGGTCGGGAGCTGCGCGAATGA
- a CDS encoding NUDIX hydrolase codes for MPRMVEKIFEGRIVSLHREEHELPDGRRAVFEMVRHPGGAAILPLLEDGRVLLIRQFRPAAGGMVWEIPAGRLEPDEGPLECVAREIQEEVGYRAGTIEKIGEMLTAVGFCDEVVHLYLGTDLEPVERALEPDEYIEVVAMPLAEALTRIMDGEITDGKTQLALLLARSQGRV; via the coding sequence ATGCCGCGCATGGTCGAAAAAATCTTTGAAGGCCGTATTGTTTCCCTCCACCGCGAGGAGCATGAACTGCCCGATGGCCGCCGCGCCGTCTTTGAAATGGTGCGACATCCCGGCGGCGCGGCGATCCTGCCGCTGCTGGAGGATGGTCGGGTGTTGCTGATCCGCCAGTTTCGCCCGGCGGCGGGCGGCATGGTGTGGGAAATCCCCGCCGGGCGCCTGGAACCGGATGAGGGCCCGCTGGAGTGCGTGGCGCGCGAGATCCAGGAAGAAGTGGGCTATCGCGCGGGCACGATCGAAAAAATCGGCGAGATGCTCACCGCCGTGGGCTTTTGCGACGAGGTGGTCCACCTGTATCTGGGAACCGACCTCGAACCTGTCGAGCGCGCCCTGGAGCCCGATGAATACATCGAGGTGGTCGCCATGCCCCTGGCCGAGGCCTTGACCCGCATCATGGATGGCGAAATCACCGACGGCAAAACCCAACTGGCGCTGTTGTTGGCGCGCAGCCAGGGAAGGGTGTAG
- a CDS encoding cytochrome b5 domain-containing protein, translating into MTLNELAQHDGRNGNKAYVAVNGRVYDVSASPLWQNGDHQGAHQAGADLTRELATAPHVRAVIERFPIVAHIEDPDPPKKKGLLGFFKK; encoded by the coding sequence ATGACTCTCAATGAACTCGCGCAACATGATGGCCGCAACGGCAACAAGGCCTACGTGGCAGTCAACGGCAGGGTCTATGATGTGAGCGCCAGTCCCCTCTGGCAGAACGGCGACCACCAGGGCGCCCACCAGGCCGGCGCCGACCTGACCCGGGAATTGGCCACGGCGCCCCACGTGCGCGCGGTCATCGAGCGCTTCCCCATCGTCGCCCATATCGAAGACCCCGATCCGCCGAAGAAAAAGGGGTTGTTGGGGTTTTTCAAGAAATGA
- the rpsA gene encoding 30S ribosomal protein S1 produces the protein MTDEIKNNHDAEEPEEDFAAMLEASLGGKAAPKLEPGQKIRAKILAFSGDWVFLDVGQKGEGVLERKEVLDEQGQPTVAVGDVLDVYFVSRAGGELRFALRLAATGRSDLEEAWKSGIPVDGRVEKEIKGGFEVRLAGQTRAFCPFSQMGLRRTEAPEEWLGRTLPFRITQYGEQGRNIVVSHRALLEEEREQQRAQLRDTLHEGMRVRGTVTSLRDFGAFVDIGGVEGLLPISEIAWGRVEDIREALHEGQEIEVCIKSIDWDKNRFSFSRRDTLADPWEEAARNFAEGSRHLGRVVRLAPFGAFVTLGEGVDGLVHISKLGGGKRINHPREVLKEGQELEVLVEKIDHEARRISLALAAQEAAEPGEADLRAYLEQDSGAGLGTLGDLLKKAQQPKKHKKGKK, from the coding sequence ATGACGGACGAGATCAAGAATAATCACGACGCCGAGGAGCCCGAGGAGGATTTCGCCGCCATGCTGGAGGCGAGTCTCGGCGGCAAGGCCGCGCCCAAGCTCGAACCGGGACAGAAGATTCGCGCCAAAATCCTTGCCTTCAGCGGCGACTGGGTGTTTCTCGACGTGGGTCAAAAGGGCGAAGGAGTTCTCGAGCGCAAGGAAGTGCTCGATGAGCAGGGGCAGCCAACGGTGGCGGTGGGCGATGTGCTCGATGTTTATTTCGTCAGTCGCGCCGGGGGCGAGCTGCGCTTTGCCCTGCGCCTGGCGGCTACCGGCCGCAGCGATCTGGAAGAGGCCTGGAAGAGCGGCATTCCCGTGGATGGGCGGGTGGAGAAGGAAATCAAGGGCGGCTTCGAGGTGCGCCTGGCGGGTCAGACCCGCGCCTTCTGCCCCTTCTCCCAGATGGGCCTGCGCCGCACCGAGGCGCCCGAGGAATGGCTCGGCCGCACCCTGCCCTTTCGCATCACCCAGTACGGAGAGCAGGGGCGCAACATCGTGGTCTCCCACCGCGCCCTGCTTGAAGAGGAGCGCGAACAGCAACGCGCGCAGTTACGCGACACCCTGCACGAGGGCATGCGGGTGCGCGGCACGGTGACCTCGTTGCGTGATTTCGGCGCTTTTGTCGACATCGGCGGCGTCGAGGGCCTGCTGCCCATCTCGGAAATCGCCTGGGGCCGCGTCGAGGATATCCGCGAAGCGCTGCACGAGGGCCAGGAGATCGAGGTGTGCATCAAGAGCATCGACTGGGACAAAAATCGCTTCTCCTTCAGCCGCCGCGACACCCTGGCAGACCCCTGGGAAGAGGCGGCACGCAACTTCGCCGAAGGCTCGCGGCACCTCGGCAGGGTGGTGCGCCTTGCGCCCTTTGGCGCTTTCGTCACCCTGGGCGAGGGGGTCGACGGTCTGGTCCATATTTCCAAGCTCGGCGGCGGCAAGCGCATCAATCATCCGCGCGAGGTTCTCAAGGAGGGCCAGGAGCTTGAGGTGCTGGTGGAGAAAATCGACCATGAGGCACGGCGCATCTCCCTGGCCCTCGCGGCTCAGGAGGCCGCCGAGCCGGGCGAGGCCGACCTGCGCGCCTACCTTGAGCAGGATAGCGGCGCGGGGCTCGGCACCCTGGGCGACCTGCTGAAGAAAGCCCAGCAGCCCAAAAAGCACAAAAAGGGCAAAAAATAG
- a CDS encoding AI-2E family transporter translates to MADQTTWGRGSRFLLTAAAFVVVVAGMREAAAFIVPFLLAIFIAIICAPAVFWLTRRGLPPFAAVLTVILGIFGIELLLGAFVGTSIDTFVDNLPTYQERLKEETTALLALLARFGIDLPRQQFLDFIDPGAAMRLVASMLTGFGGILTNMFLILITVIFMLLEAASFPAKLRAAFSNADAPSGHLTRVAQSIKRYLAMKTLVSLGTGVTVTIWVALLGVDFPILWGLLAFLLNYVPNIGSIIAALPAVLLAFIQFGGLRALIVAAGYILINIVFGNLIEPKVMGRGLGLSTLVVFLSLVFWGWILGPVGMLLSVPLTMTVKIALESGPDTRWIAVLLGEEPREAIEPEGKARKKAGSFHR, encoded by the coding sequence ATGGCCGACCAAACAACTTGGGGCCGCGGCTCACGCTTTCTGCTCACGGCTGCCGCCTTCGTGGTGGTGGTGGCGGGGATGCGCGAGGCGGCCGCCTTTATCGTACCCTTTCTGCTCGCCATCTTCATCGCCATCATCTGCGCGCCTGCGGTTTTCTGGCTGACACGGCGCGGCCTGCCGCCCTTTGCCGCGGTCTTGACCGTGATCCTCGGCATCTTCGGCATCGAGTTGCTCCTCGGGGCCTTCGTCGGCACCTCCATCGACACCTTCGTCGACAACCTTCCGACCTACCAGGAGCGCCTCAAGGAAGAAACGACCGCCCTGCTCGCCTTGCTGGCCCGTTTCGGCATCGACCTTCCCCGCCAGCAGTTCCTCGATTTTATCGATCCGGGTGCGGCCATGCGCCTGGTCGCCTCCATGCTCACCGGCTTCGGCGGCATCCTGACCAATATGTTTCTGATCCTCATCACGGTCATTTTCATGCTGCTTGAGGCGGCGAGTTTTCCCGCCAAGCTGCGCGCCGCCTTCAGCAACGCCGACGCGCCTTCGGGGCACCTGACGCGCGTGGCGCAGAGCATCAAGCGCTACCTGGCCATGAAGACCCTGGTCAGCCTGGGCACCGGCGTGACCGTGACCATCTGGGTCGCCCTGCTGGGGGTGGATTTCCCCATCCTCTGGGGGCTGCTGGCCTTTTTGCTCAACTACGTGCCCAACATCGGGTCGATCATCGCCGCCCTGCCTGCGGTGCTGCTCGCCTTTATTCAGTTCGGCGGCCTGCGCGCCCTGATCGTGGCGGCGGGCTACATCCTCATCAACATCGTGTTCGGCAACCTCATCGAGCCCAAGGTCATGGGCCGCGGCCTGGGACTTTCGACCCTGGTGGTGTTTCTGTCGTTGGTCTTTTGGGGCTGGATTCTGGGACCGGTGGGCATGCTGCTCTCGGTGCCCCTGACCATGACCGTCAAGATCGCCCTGGAAAGCGGTCCGGACACCCGCTGGATCGCGGTGTTGCTTGGCGAGGAGCCGCGGGAAGCCATTGAACCCGAGGGGAAAGCACGTAAAAAGGCTGGATCTTTTCACCGCTGA